The Gloeocapsa sp. PCC 73106 DNA segment AAAGTTTAGCATATCCATCTGATGGCTACCAAGCGGATTACTTTCAGGTTATACCCAAACAAAAAACAAGCAAACCAGTTACACCAATGGCGTAAGCTCCATTGTTTACTCTATAACGCTTGCATAGCTAATAGAAAAACTCAGTATAAACAGTTCGGTCATAGTGTAGATTACTTCGAGCAACAAAACTGTTTACCTGAGTTCAAAAAGGTTTGGCCCGAATATAAAACTCTTGGTAGTCAAGCTTTGCAAGCAACTATAAAGCGGGTTGATTTTGCTTTTCAAAGATTCTTCAAGCTTAAGTCTGGATATCCTAAATTCAAAGCATCTAGGAGATACAAAGGATGGACATATCCTAGTCTATCTGGATGGTCCGTAGAAAGCAGTGGACACCATGGGCACTTAACTTTAAATAATCTAGGAAAAATACAAATCAGAGGAAAAGCTAGAGATTGGGGAATTCCTAATAGCTGCACCATCATTTATAAACAGGAAAAGTGGTATGCGTCAATAACTGTATCTTGCAATC contains these protein-coding regions:
- a CDS encoding RNA-guided endonuclease TnpB family protein; translated protein: MATKRITFRLYPNKKQANQLHQWRKLHCLLYNACIANRKTQYKQFGHSVDYFEQQNCLPEFKKVWPEYKTLGSQALQATIKRVDFAFQRFFKLKSGYPKFKASRRYKGWTYPSLSGWSVESSGHHGHLTLNNLGKIQIRGKARDWGIPNSCTIIYKQEKWYASITVSCNPTRPTTDIGAIGLDFGVNHAIATSNGELIDNPRFLKQSQEKIKQLSKKSRRKRAPNKKKTKASRRWLKARKAVSKIQSKVARQRQDWQHQISSKIVSDNSLIATEKLNLKGMTRKAKGKRKRQKTGLNRSILDVGIGNLKSLIKYKVTEAGGFYI